One Citrus sinensis cultivar Valencia sweet orange chromosome 5, DVS_A1.0, whole genome shotgun sequence genomic window, ttttaggatATCTTATATgtacataatttttaagtatgggatataaatagataaatactCTTGTTTATGggaatatttaattaaaatcccTTTAAGAATGATAGAGAAATAAGGGCAATTTGGaactttcattaaattattgtcatattagtagaaatattaattatgttgtCATATATGTGGAAATAAGGAAGTTTTATGTCATCAAAGCAATTTCTTCTAAGAAAGAAATCTCATTTGGGTTTCTTTATAGGTTTAACTAGGGTTGGCAAAAAAGTCTAAGTCGAACGCCCGACTTGCATGGATTGGGTCTGGATACGGGTCCAAAAAATGTAAAGTTTGCATAGATTGGGTATGGATAAGCGCTTAGCAAAAAAGTCTGGACTTGACTCggactttttaattttataaataaaaataaataaatttaatttaaataaaaaagaaaaaactcaaaatactaaattagtataatttttttatattaatatttgttatttattatattctgttactaatattttgtatattagactattattttattatgtattagatgattatctttaatttaaatatttttacttaattaaaaaattattttataattaataaaaaagtctAGACTTGGCCCGAATCCAATCTAAGTTCGGCCCatctaaatttaaatagacTTTTTAAATGCCTAGGATTCGTTTTAATAAGTCCGCCACAAACGCACAAATTGCAACCCTACGTTTAAACGTTTAAGAAACCTAACCTTCTCTTGCTTATTTTTTCGGCACAACCAGTACCAATAGCAAATACAGACTAAAAACTCAAAATGGGCAGCAATAACAAACCAGAAACCGAAGAAACGCGAAAGCGAATTGAAGAAAATCACGAagaggaggaagaagaagaagaaaccgAACAAGATTGGGGAGATTGGAGCGAAGATGATGGTGGCTTAGAATCAGGTTTTCTGTGTTTGTTCTGTGATGCTGGGTACAGTTCGTGCGATACACTCTTTGAACACTGCCGTTTAAGTCACTGCTTCGATTTTCATAGTGTCAAGACTGAATTAAGATTGGATTTTTATGGGTCGTTTAAGCTCATCAACTACATTCGCTCTCAGGTCAGCTCAGCATCAATTACTTTAACTTATTtcaatttagttaattttgttattagcGTTTGAAGCTGTTGCCACTTGAAGTGTGCTCTGGAATTTTATGGCGTCTTTTTTTCTGTACAAGGTCCAGGTCCCTTGTTGAACTGAATTACCCTTTAGCATTCCAGTTACATACTCATGAGAATTCAATCGAATTCAATATTGCACCAGCTGGTGATGTTATCACGAAAATTGGTGTAAATACACGCTTCTCCTGTAGTCGGCTTAATGTTGCATCTCAAAATCTCCTCTTGGCTAACGAGTAGCTACTTATACTGTACTCGAATTTTGTCATCATTTGTCGTTTCCTCTTGTTTATCAGGTGGCAGAAAATAGATGTTGGATTTGCGGGCTTACATGTCAGTCCAACCAAGATCTACAGAATCATTTACACGAAGCATAcaatttaaaagaaactaAGCTTCGTTGggacaaagaaaaatatctaaaaCCATTCATGCTAGATGATAAGCTTTTATACAGTTTCGGTGAGGATGAAGTGGACGAGGAGGATAATGATGCAGAACTTATGAGGGATGtgatgaattttgaaaacatttcCGTTGATGATGGGAGTTCGAAGGAGAAGTCAGCAACAAATAATTGCACTGCTGATGAAATTGGGAAGGTTGCGGCTGTTTCCACTCTTAATGGCCATCCCAACATGGAAAATTCTTCAGAAAAGATGATAGTAAATGGTTTTGATTCAAGAGAACATATTGGGGCATTTGATAGCAAGCTTGAAGATAAGGATTCAAGAGTCTCTCTTCTGAAGCTTTCTGCAAAGGATATAAAGAAAGTCAATGAGAGTTATTTTGGATCCTATAGTTCATTTGGTATTCACAGGGAGATGATAAGCGATAAGGTATTGAATTCATATATTGGTTCCTAGTTGAACTCAATTCTTAGGGGCGTTTTTCAGTCATGTTAGCTAGAAGATGGTTAGTCTAGGAAATGTGCTAATCTTTTTCGGCTATGTTATTTCATGGTTTAATTATGCAGGTAAGAACGGATTCTTATAGGCAAGCTATTCTGGAAAACCCTTCTCTGATGAAGGGTGCTGTTGTGATGGATATAGGTTGTGGAACAGGCATATTAAGGTCAGATGCCATGTGCAATTTCTGTTGAGTTTGTATGGAGAGATTTGGAATTTCCtcttaaagattttttttttgggtgaatattagattatttagtgcggagtttgttttctttcctgATGACTGCTGAAGTGTTGAAGCCAGTGGACTTTTGACGTCTTgtttcatattatatatatatatatatatatatataaaatatttccaATTATGGATATTTATGAAATGTATAATTTTCTGTTTTGTGCTTTTGCAAGATAATGTGAAGAATTTGTTGactactttttctttcttctcttaccttcccccccccaaaaaaaaaccccTGGGGAATGGAGTagaaattcctcaagttcatgTTTGACTTCATTATGAACAGCTTGAATGATGTTGATCAGTCATAATTTgttcaaagaatttttttcctaGTGCGTGCAAATGCACTGAGTCTGCTAACTTTATTTGTATACTGAAACTGAAGGCAAGCCTATTAATAATAGCCACCAGTGTGATCAAATAATTTGCCCCCATCTGATGAACTTTTGTCATGTATGCTCCTACACAGTTTTCACTTGCAGTATATATTTACATATGTAGATATGGATTTATGTATGTCGTTGTATATATGTTCTTCTGGATCTgctttatttctaatttattatttcagtgTCTCGTAAATGTGCAAGAAACATCTACCCATAAATGATTCCTTGTCACCAATGTGACTGCTCACTGTATGTCACCAATGTAATTCTCTGATAcgctttttctatttttagtcTGTTTGCAGCTCAGGCAGGGGCTTCAAGAGTAATTGCAGTTGAAGCCAGTGAGAAGATGGCTGCAGTTGCAACTCAGGTAAATAATACCTCCATTTGTGGCTGCTGAAATCACATTGTTATTTCTTCTAACTGTGCTTCACcccctcttttctttttcctccagATTGCCAAAGACAATGACTTTTGGTGGGATAGACCCCAAAGTGAAGGCAATATTAATAACGCTGGGAAAATGGAGGTAGTTCAAGGAATGGTTGAAGAGCTTGGTGAATCCATGCAAATTCAACCCCATAGTGTTGATGTATTAGTGAGTGAATGGATGGGCTACTGCCTACTGTATGAGTCAATGCTTAGCTCAGTGCTTTTTGCACGAGATCAATGGTTGAAGCCTGGAGGCGCCATCCTTCCTGACACGGCAACTATGGTGAGTTCCATAAAGTTTTCTGTTTGAAGTCCGATTTGTGATTTGTGGTTTATAGTGGGAACTTATttgttctcttatttctttttaagtttgttGCAGGATTTGGAAGAGGTGGTACCAGTCTTCCATTTTGGGAAAATGTGTATGGTTTCACTATGTCTTGTGTAGGCAGGGAAGTTGTTCAAGATGCTGCTGGGATACCTATTGTAGATGTGGTGGATGATCATGATTTAGTGACTGATTCTGTGGTTCTGCAGGTTAGTGTCAGATtccataattataaatttctgAGATACATGTACCATTGATGACACTTAAATGCTTTATTTTCTGTAACTATGCATGTGCATACcctgtgttttttttttttccctcccttGACATCATCTTCATGTAATTACGCATCAATCTTTCATGATTGTGCCATCTGCTTAACTACCTTTTAtggattatatatattttcaaaagagAAGTCTGATTTCCAGGACCAAAAAGATATCTTTCCCTTACCTGAGTGGCTGTGATGATAAGGAGCTTAATTCATGATTGTGGCTCAATTTATCTcctgttttctttttcgtcTCCCCACCCTCTGAACTGTATTGAGcttaaataatcataaaatataaagatattGAGGTCaagataaattgaaaatttattttgcccCTTCTTGCATGCTGGTACTTCAATTAAAATCAATGTATAGCTTTTAGTCATTTGGTCACAAGTTAGCTTTGAGGATTGACTTCGTGTGTTGAAAACTTTTCCTTGAAGACCTTTGACCTGGCTACAATGAAGCATGATGAAGTTGATTTCACCACAAGTGTTGAGTTGGAGCCAAAGTTGGGTGATTCAACAAGCAACTCAACAGAATTAAGATCAACATCCACCTGGTGCTATGGCATTGTTTTATGGTTTGATGCTGGTTTTACTAGCAGGTTCTGCAAAGAAAAGCCAGTTGTTTTGTCTACATCTCCATGCACACCCAAAACGCATTGGTCACAGACCATCATCACATTCCGAGAACCAATAGCACTGGCATTGGGAAATTTAGGTGCTGACGGATCAACAGCAGTTGGTACTGACGCATGTCCTGCAAGAAGAATACATTTGCGGGTCAGCATTGCCCGTGGTGCCGTGCATCGCAGTATTGACATTTCCTTGGAAACTGCCGGAGTTGGTCCTGATGGACATAAACGCAGTTGGCCGGCACAAATATTTAATCTCTCTTAGAAGTTGTGGTCATTGTAGCTAATGCATGTTCTTGATCGGTTCAATGCAAGCTAGGATCAGTTTCTTCATCATTTAgtatgttattattgtttatttcgTTTGAGCATTTTTTTGCAACAAGGTAACGTTTGCTATCATTAGTTTCAAGAGGGACTATTAAAATGTAACTGAAAGTCTTTTTTGTATTGAGTTCTCGAGAGATTTTAGTGATGTCAGCTAAAGAGATTGCAAACACATACtttcacaaataaataattcaatttgaaaTATCCCACGCTTCAGGATAAATACGAGTATTAATGAttcaaatattgtaatttgtgCAGCagaccgaaaaaaaaaaaaaaaaagatcgtGCTTTTTATACCTTTCAAAGGTTTCAGGGATATAACAATTAGATTAAATCAAATCGCTAGAATCAAATCATTGGATTTATTTAAGTGATTCAtcatatcaataaaattgattgtgTTAACAGATTTTTAAcggagagaaagaaaataaaaaagggcggaagtcctttttttttttttttttttttcaagtaacAGAACTTgtaaaggagaaaaagaaagggagGGAGTCGTATGACAGAAAATTGGAATCTGTATggtaattgttattttaaaaagtattagGGGTATAAATGTCATTCTtcttaatataaatagattCGTGGGCCCAAAACTTCGCTGAACAGTGGatgtgtaatttttaaaaacctatCTTGAGATTTGaacttgttgcaagtagatggtgagaatttatttatttgtaaaaattttcttaccgtcagttaactttaacattgaccgttagttgattgtgcaaagataatattacccttaataaCAGTTTGTagacgaaaataactaaaaaaaatttaaaattattggcgcgaaaagcacaaactttattttttgacaattttatccttatcaattctaaagatttacactatcataggtaaagattataactatttcattttcaagtttttaattttattttttttgtaggaactttaagaaaatatcaataatttaaaaagaattttttaaattttaaattttatcttttttgtagaaactttaaaaaaatatcaataatttaaaaaggataaaatagtcaataattttaattttttttagttatttttgtctacaaactgttgttaagggtaatattatctttgcatagttaactaacggtcaatgttaaagttaactaATGGTAGggaattttttacaaataaataaattctcgtcatctacttgcaacaaacccaaacttcaggggaggtttttaaaaattactcgaCAGTGGATATACATGTATACACATTATCACTTCCCTCTTTGGAAAATgactaattaaatttctttttatttagccaaaaaaagaagaaaaagaagtaatTGTATAtacaagtaaaataaaattatttttaataaaaataaaagaaaatagaaaaaaataaaaacattttgcTGGTCTTTATTTTATTGGCGTAACTTACaccatctctctctctctctctcgaaATCACACAAAAGGTTTTTCCTCTGAACTTTTTCTCTCTggaattttcttattttcttcttaattcCTTACTCATTtgtgtatttaattaattaatttttataatttatgtgaTTGTGGTTTGTGTTCAGGTGGGTAACAAAGAGAAAGATCTGATGTACTTGATGGTGGATCTTAATTATACAAAAGATCATGATGGCCCTTGAACATAATGGTGATTAGTtctccttt contains:
- the LOC102610112 gene encoding probable protein arginine N-methyltransferase 3; this encodes MGSNNKPETEETRKRIEENHEEEEEEEETEQDWGDWSEDDGGLESGFLCLFCDAGYSSCDTLFEHCRLSHCFDFHSVKTELRLDFYGSFKLINYIRSQVAENRCWICGLTCQSNQDLQNHLHEAYNLKETKLRWDKEKYLKPFMLDDKLLYSFGEDEVDEEDNDAELMRDVMNFENISVDDGSSKEKSATNNCTADEIGKVAAVSTLNGHPNMENSSEKMIVNGFDSREHIGAFDSKLEDKDSRVSLLKLSAKDIKKVNESYFGSYSSFGIHREMISDKVRTDSYRQAILENPSLMKGAVVMDIGCGTGILSLFAAQAGASRVIAVEASEKMAAVATQIAKDNDFWWDRPQSEGNINNAGKMEVVQGMVEELGESMQIQPHSVDVLVSEWMGYCLLYESMLSSVLFARDQWLKPGGAILPDTATMFVAGFGRGGTSLPFWENVYGFTMSCVGREVVQDAAGIPIVDVVDDHDLVTDSVVLQTFDLATMKHDEVDFTTSVELEPKLGDSTSNSTELRSTSTWCYGIVLWFDAGFTSRFCKEKPVVLSTSPCTPKTHWSQTIITFREPIALALGNLGADGSTAVGTDACPARRIHLRVSIARGAVHRSIDISLETAGVGPDGHKRSWPAQIFNLS